The Pan troglodytes isolate AG18354 chromosome 8, NHGRI_mPanTro3-v2.0_pri, whole genome shotgun sequence genome window below encodes:
- the LOC107976957 gene encoding large ribosomal subunit protein eL8-like, with the protein MPKGKKAKGKKVAPAPAGMKKQEAKKVVNPLFEKRPENFGIGQDIQPKRELTQFVKWPRYIRLQRQRAILYKRLKVPPVINQFTQALDCQTATQLLKLAHKYRPDPKQEKKQRLLAWAEKKTAGKGDIPTKRPHVLRAGIDTVTTLVENKKAQLVVIAHNVDPIGLVIFLPALCRKMGVPYYIIKGKARLGRLVHRKTCTTVALTQVHLEDKGALAKLVEAIRTNYNDRYDEIRRHRGGNVLGPKSVARIAKLEKAKAK; encoded by the coding sequence ATGCCGAAAGGAAAGAAGGCCAAGGGGAAGAAGGTGGCTCCGGCCCCTGCTGGCATGAAGAAACAGGAGGCCAAGAAAGTGGTGAATCCCCTGTTTGAGAAAAGGCCTGAGAATTTTGGCATTGGACAGGACATCCAGCCTAAAAGAGAACTCACCCAGTTTGTGAAATGGCCCCGCTATATCAGGTTGCAGCGGCAGAGAGCCATCCTCTATAAACGGCTGAAAGTGCCTCCTGTGATTAACCAGTTTACCCAGGCCCTGGACTGCCAAACAGCTACTCAGCTGCTTAAGCTGGCCCACAAGTACAGACCAGATCCAAAGCAAGAGAAGAAGCAGAGGCTGTTGGCCTGGGCCGAGAAGAAAACTGCTGGCAAAGGGGACATCCCCACTAAGAGACCACATGTCCTTCGAGCAGGAATTGACACCGTCACCACCTTGGTGGAGAACAAGAAAGCTCAGCTAGTGGTGATAGCACACAACGTGGATCCCATCGGGCTGGTTATCTTCTTGCCTGCCCTGTGTCGTAAAATGGGGGTCCCTTACTACATTATCAAGGGGAAGGCAAGACTGGGCCGTCTAGTGCACAGGAAGACCTGCACCACTGTCGCCCTCACACAGGTGCACTTGGAAGATAAAGGCGCTTTAGCTAAGCTGGTGGAAGCTATCAGGACCAATTACAACGACAGATATGATGAGATCCGCCGTCACCGGGGCGGCAATGTCCTGGGTCCCAAGTCTGTGGCTCGCATCGCCAAGCTTGAAAAGGCAAAGGCTAAATAA